The genomic region CCACTGATTTCCTCCCATCCTCACCTTATGATACCATTGCAACATCCTTACTGAAGAGATGGTCTTTGTTAGGACATGGTTTCAATAGGTTATCACTTACGAAGTATACCAGAACTTCCAGCCTTCCTGTTCAGAGCTCTCGCCCAGCAGATGCAGATGTGCATGAATTGAGACTGGGAGGTCTTACAGCAGATGTTCCACCAAACTTTAGCTTTTACCTAGAAGCAACTCCAGAAGAACCTGCTCGTTTATGCAATAGTATTTTACTTGCTTGTAGGACAGCATTGTGTTTAAAGCAAATCGAAGCtgcatttcttaaaaagaaatttaAGCAAGGTAGTTTTCCAAGTGCAGGGCTTCTAATTTCCAAGCtcttgcaggggtggggtgggcgtcCTGTTATACACTCCCATCAGTGCCTATAGCCAGCGAAGCTCTCCTTCAAGATTAACAGGAATAGCTTGTACTGTTGAACGTACAAGCCACTGAGGGTGTTGTGACACGATTCCAGCGCCCCACTAATCAGAATGTGCAGGAGGGGCCCCCAAGTGCAACAATGCTCATTTctcccacattttgaagtaactgAATACAGATTGCCATGTAAGCAATATAAGACCAGTAACTCCAGAGACTAAAACTACCTAGCTGTGCTACTTTGTGTAGCATCTGTTCATCAAAACAGGACTTGAATGTTAATGAAACATGACTTGTCTCTTCAGTCCATGCAATGGATAATTGCTTTGTGTACAGCCATATTGTATTGGGAATGCTAATTGGATAATCAAGAATTGCAGCTCCTGAATTATCTTTTGcctataattttttttcctttgttttgtctACTAGGAGAGCACAGTTGTTTAGGAAGGCTGATTGCAAAATTGTATCACCTAGCATTATATTTTAAGGTTTGAAAACTGGGGAGGGTGAAACTTGATAGAAGTGTGTACAGTTGCCAAACTTTGCCTGTGCTGtattttctattttaatttcTAATGGAGTGTATTTCTGTAAATTTTCATTGCAAActgtttattatttaaaattatgaTTGAATAGGCGGAATGAAAATAGTCACACTTCATGTCTTGCGCTGATGGTGGCTTAAAATGATTTATGTTCCTTGTGTGACTTTGACAAAGTTAGTTGTACGATGCCAGAGGTTATTCATTTGCCACACTATAAAAGTAAGTAATATAGATAGGAGTCTCACCCTTGCAAGCAACCGTAGGCTGGTTGTGAGAGCCAGGCCTAGCTGATATATCATGGATGTGGTGTGGATTCCACCAGAGTTGTCAAATCGTGTGGGTGCTGTTCTTCTTGATAAAAGCAGTTTGTGTGAATTGAGTACCAACATGGTTGTAACAGTAGTAACCATAATCCTGGACTTGGTTGCTTACATGCCAGACTGCTGTGCAATGCAAAGCCTTCAGTAGCCAATCCTGTTAGTTTAAAATCTGACCCATTTGATGGTTCTGAAAATTTTTTGGGATGCGCTAACGGCTCATGGAGAAAACGTTGCACTGTTTTGAACCGGAATCTAATTCTGATCTGCAGTTCTACTGCAATAACACTTTCTGGAGCTTGAACAGCATTTATGTATGCAGAATTGTTCTCGGTTCCATTTTTCCTGGCTTTGTATTGGCCGCCATTTTACTTTATAGCCAGTAACGGACCCCCCATAGGAACCCtacaggttgcaaggtttttaactGCAGTCCTCTCGCATAAGAGATGTTCTGGAATGCTGTTTGATTAttgaaagttttattattattttatctaaaAACCCGATCCCCTTGTCTTGCGTTTTTGTAATGGTATTATCATTTGATGATGAAATTATCACCTTGTAATGGTATTATCTTATGCTGTTATGGTTTAATTTTGtaccgttttgttttgttttatacatgggcAAAAAGCCGAAATAAAATATCTATCTATGTGTATTTATAGCCAGTCCTCTGTATCATTATATGCACGCTATCCTTTGTTCTACTGTATTCCTTGCTTTGGCGGGTGGGAGAACTGCAGAGAATATTATCTTGTAGTTAACTTAAAAGCACCATATGAATGttattttttccttctcctctctctttccaaaaTAGATAATATATCTGAGGGAATCTCCAGAAAACATATACAGGCATTTAGTGTCCGAAAATGTGACATATCTTCCTTTCAGGTAAATGAAAGCATGTATTAAAACCGcccatcctttaaaaaatattcattttaccCTTTCTTGGCAggttcttaaaaataataataaaccagatAGAGGAGCCCCATGCAATTTGCTATGGCATGGCAAAATGTCCcaagaaaacaatttttaaacacTGCTGTTTAGTTAATGATCCATAAAATACAGTTTTGTGTTTGCACCAGCTGAACACTTCTCGTATGATAGATTGGAGTGCTCTACATGTAGACACACACAGTGCAGTCCTAGTCATGTCAAGTAAGCTGCACTGAATTCAGCAAGGCTCCCCCCCATAAGTGTTTATTGAATTGTAGCCGCAGGCTTCAAGTTTGATGGGGGGCCAAGCTAGCTACCTACTTAAGTGGCTAGTGGATTTTGCCCCCATGACAACAGAGCTTCCAAGTGCAGCAATTTATTTTTCCACCTGTGGCTGACTAGTGCCTAGCGTAGCAAATGAATCCAGTTCTGAGAATTCAACACACATGCAGGGCAGATCACTGCAGAAAATGAATCGAGCAGTTGGGACTTAACTTTGCACATGATGCTCCCCACACGCATTGACCTAAGTACTCCTCTCATCTCATCATGGTTGTCAGTGTGAGCCTCGGTGAAGCATGCAGCATCTGCTGGCCAGAGAGCTCTCAAGAAAGGGACAGGTTGGCCATGGGCAGCAAGGATGGGCAGGCTCCAGTTGGTGGAGTGAGCCAGTCTGTTGACCCAAGAGAGCAGGGCAACCAGCCACAACAAGGTCCTTCCTTGCCACGTCACTGCTCCACTGGTGTGGCTTAGGAAACCAATGCCCATACATTGAGACCATTTAGCTTTTGCTGGAAAAGCTGCAATTGTATGCCACAAAACTAGGGAACAGTTCAAGTGTCCTTTTGACACGTATTTATCTCCTTGCTGTTAACTAATAGAAATCACtagattgtgttgtgttgtgtcagGAAGcctaaaaaaaattccttgggAAAGTTGGCCAACGTTGAGTTCACACTTGTGTGCCTTGCAGGGATGCTGCATTTGGTACCTGCAGTTTTCATCTGACGCTGCTCGACTGCTTTCAGGCGGTAAATAAGGTTAGTAAAATAAATTCCATGTGTGATCTGGAACCCTGTACTTTGATCAGAACCGTACGGGATTCTGGACAGTTTGAAATCTGAAAGATTAGTCTTCCGAAAGATTGGATAAttaaggagagggggaaataagcCAAACCAAAATTGTGGTTTGGATCCATAGTGAGATCAGACTGCACTTCCGTGTTTGTAAGACACCTCCCACCCTCCAAATTCTATCaaacccccccccttcttgcaGCCTCTCATTCCAAACGATGCATCATTCTAGAGGGTCCTCTGACCCTCAGGAGTGGCCTTTCACTGGTCAGTAAGCCAGCTGTTGTCTATTTTTATTAGCTTTGTGGTGACCCAtggttttaaatacagtggtaccccgggttatgtacgCAGTCCAGTTCGGGTCACGGTATGTAACGCGGGCGGGCGTATCACgaacacacggggggggggacccagaagaagtgcgatttgagcgcttctgcgcatccgggggtcgcgcgtgctctggaaacacttccgggttgcgggcgttcgcaacacggtgtgtgcgtaacccagggtaccactgtaagtaaATTGAACTGGAGTGACTGGATTTGGGGGAGGCTGcaatgaggaggagggggaggaagaagaagaagaagaagaagaagaagaagaagaagaagaagaagaagaagaagaagaagaagaagatagtgtTGGAAAAGTTCCAATGTGTGATCAGGAGTGACTGCAtgggtagtagtaataataacactCACTTAGCAATTTCTGAGTGCTTCGCATGTATCATTTACATAAGTAAAGTTTTAGTTCAGACAATGTAGATAATACGGAATGGTAAAAGAGACAGACTAAAAGTGATCATTTATGGTCCATTCTACaaggcttctgttgttgtttttaaagttactCTCTTGCAAATTTTAGGCTTTGCGGTATGGCTTCCTTGATTTCAATTCATTTGATGTAGATGAATATGAGCACTATGAGGTAAGCATCATTCTGTTTACTGATGTCTACTTATAATTACTGCTGAGACTGTCTTTGCTTAAAATTGGCATGCATTACTTATAGCTCTTGATTTTTTCTGTTTTCAAGATAGTCTATATCTAAGTATGTGGAGTCAAGGAAAGTAAGGTAAATAACAAAAAGATGTTTCAATACACTTAAGGCTGTCGCATGACAGTGTGAGAGCATGTGGTCTATAATCCCAGATGAAATCAGAATTACACATTCTTATTCTGCAAAACCTTACATCAGCATTCCTCGTCATCCTCACTATGTTCACCGAAGCAAATGTGACTAATGTCAGGGGTGTTTTAGGGATGAAGTAAACAATTCTTCTGTTTTCTTAACAGAGGGCTGAAAATGGAGACTTTAACTGGATAATACCAAAAAAATTCATTGCCTTCAGTGGACCACACTCAAGAAGTAAAATTGAAAATGGTATGTTTAAAAGATAGAGGCACTTGCGGCGGAaacaatatattattttgttACTTATTGCGTTACCAactatagcaggcacgtccaactcccaagagactgtgatctactcccagtataaaaaaccaGCAGTGATCTATCagttgtcattggagggaggaagaaCTTATTTTAGGGGACAAAGGCCATAGTTGtcgagcttttttggggggagggaggctaaCCTCCCcccaaagttacagggaaccagacagagggccttctcggtagtggcacccgccctgtggaacaccctcccaccagatgtcaaagaaaaaaacaactaccagacttttaggagacatctgaaggcagtcctgtttagggaggcttttaatgtttaatagattattgcattttaatgttctgttggaagccgcccagagtggctggggaaacccagccagatgggcggggtataaataaattattattattattattattattattattattattattattactactactactactactactactactaactaaCCATTAACTAGGACACTTAACAAGTGCACAAAACAATGAAGCCAACTAACGTCGGCAGCATACTAGAAACGATCGCCCTTTTGAAGCTACGTAGGGACGGGGCAGGGGTGCAAACATTCATTATACGTTGCTTTAAATCCCGCGATTGATAAGGATCCCGGGACCGACTGCGATCTTCCTgggatctacctgtcgatcgcAGTCGACCAGTTGGTCATCACTGAACTATAGAAATCAGCATTTGAAAACAGGCTGGGTTGATAGGTTTTGGTGGGGTATTCTGGGTGGCTTGCTTGATATTTTGTTCTACCCTGCCGTAAAGGTTCATTGGTTCCTTTCTTCCAGGTTACCCACACCATGCCCCCGAGGCCTATTTTCCCTACTTCAGAAGACATAATGTTACCACTGTAATCCGTCTAAACAAGAGAGTGTATGATGCAAGGAGATTTAAAGAGGCTGGCTTTGAGCATTACGAGCTCTTCTTTGCTGATGGAAGTATACCTAATGATGCCATCATCAGAACATTCCTAAGTATTTGTGAAAATGCCGAAGGTGCTATAGCAGTTCATTGCAAAGGTACAGGAATCATGAGTTAAAGTAATTGACGCTAACTTTTTGGAATAGCATTCACAGCATGCATTATTAACCATCACTTAGTTCAGCCAttatacagctttttttttttaagcaatttgAGCAAAACCACACCAGTTTCTCTTAAAATTAATTTGTACTGCAAGGATTCTGACATTTCTGTCATTAGAATGTTGGAAGTCTGTTTTTTCTTCCATCTCATCCCTAACTGCTGTGGCCTCTTGCTAGGTTACTACTTCCAACTTCAATGTGGAATCTTGCTAATCATACATAgtctttgttcagtcgttcaggtcgtgtccgactcttgtgaccccatggaccagagcacaccaggcactcctgtcttccactgcctcccgcagtttggccaaactcatgctagtcgcttcgagaacactgtccaaccacctcgtcctctgtcgtccgcttctccttgtgccctccatctttcccaacatcagggtcttttccagggagtcttctcttctcatgaggtggccaaagtactggagcctcaacttcaggatctgtccttccagtgagcactcagggctgatttctttaaggatggataagtttgatctttttgcagtccatgggactctcaagagtctcctccagcaccatagtttaGTTAGAGACTAAGAAATGGAAGCAGTAAGCCTCTAAACATCCTGCTTTCGGCCTGTGTTCCAGTGGATTGCACTAAACTGTAACAAGCacaaatgtgaaataaataagttACCTGCATAAATGTGTAGTAAATAAAGAGCATCCCAGCCAGGCCACCTACAGGTAACCCTCATCATAAGTCACCCAAGAGGTAGTGATAACTTACAAAAGTTTTTTTATGGGAGAAAAGTGACAATGTGCAGCTCAAGCGTTTGGAAGTAATAATAAAGGTGAACATCCTTACAGAATAACATATGGATATatttcagtttgcttttttgtATATTACAAATCTGGGTATCAAAAACTTTTGAAAGATCCCTTCCAGAACAAACTTTTGACTGCCACCTTATGTCCAGGTATGCATTTGGTGCAGTTTAGCAAGTTTTCATTACGAATACAGTGTGTTGAATCCAAACAGGTTGGGGAGCACTTCTTGAACGGGGTGAGCTGTGAGCAACTTGGGGTTAGGAGGGAGCAGAGTTGTTGAAAATTGTGTAgcgccccccccatttccccagagggccacaggtggCTCAGCTCAGGAGCATCCCCTAACCATTCAAAGAGATTGATGAAAGCTGAGGAGCTTCATTCAAGCTTGGATCTGCTCAAGCATTTGCTGTTTAAATTTGTTTATAAAATACATCAACAGGGCACTCTGAGCTGACCACAGAGGATACTGTCAGTTACAGAAAAGGAACTAGAATAGGAACATAGGTAACTGCCTCATAGCAGGTCTGACTATTGGTGCATCTAGCCCAGggctgtctgctctgactggcagcggctctccagaggCAGACAAACGGCAACCTCATCATCTGCATCCCGATGGATCCTAttaactggaaatgctggggactttaccagggaccttttgcatgcagagcatgtgatGTATGACTGAGCTATATAGTGTGTGCCCCCCccgacacccacccacccacccacccacaccaaataCATGTCCTGATGTGCTTGGTGTTCCTTTTTGTGAAGGCCTGGTCTAAGAAATGTAGGGCCCAAGCAAttgtggtttgcagagggagCATAAAACCATGATAAAGCCTGAATGAGGATCTGCTTGCAAAAGCCAGAAAAAAGAACGAGCTTATTTGTGTTCCACGCAGCTGGACTTGGCAGAACTGGCACACTTATAGCCTGTTACATTATGAAGCATTACAGGATGACTGCTGCTGAAGCTATTGCCTGGATTAGAATCTGCAGACCTGGCTCTGTGATTGGAGCACAGCAGCACTTCCTGTTGGAGTAAGTAATCCTTTAAACCCAttctttccccccccacacacacacacaccaaagattGAATCAGTGCTGAAACTATTTAATTATTTGCATGCTGTGGCCAGGACCTGGCCTCACACAAATTGGTAATGACCATTCTGCCTTCTGATATATTAAATACAGGTTAAAGGAGGTTAGGACCGTAAAACAGCAGTTACCCACATAGGGAGCAGCGATTGGCTGTGTGCCTTCTGAAGACACTGGTAATTCTGACTGCTGGCTTGGTCTGCTCCTTGCTGCTTTACACGTAAATCGGAAACCGCAGTATAAGCAGCCTGCAATCACCGGCATCTGGTTAGAGCTGTGGTGCCTTTGACTTGCCTTCCCATCAGTAGCACACCTTCCAACACTATGAAGCCCAAATCAGGGATGCTGTCTTTCCAGACACCATCTTCCCACTTTTTATTGTGAGAGCACACCAGCCAATTTGGTTGCTGTGGTCTCATGTGATTTTGTGCtgcaggcctccccccccccaaaaaaagctttctTTAGGCACAGCGCCCTAAAATCCATGTTATGGGGCACCATGTgagattgtgcccccccccaagtgcagagaaaaggaggaggaattggggaaaaaataaccTCATTTTCCAATTACTGGAAACAGCTGCTAGGTCAAAATAATTTTGCAAATGGAAGGGCATAGTTGAATGCAATGCGATAAATATTTTACATGACTATATTGAGAACCATTTTGTACCACATTAGAGGATGGCACACCTGCTACCGGACTCTGCTTAACCTATGAATTTGGATTTATAAATGTAGTCAAAAATTGATTCTGGTAATTTCTACTGTATTTTCTCTCTGTAACAGGAAACAGTCAGAACTTTGGTTGGAAGGTGATATTCTCCGTGCAAAGCTAAGGAAGACAGCAAAATACACTGTTACAAAAATTCTTTCAGGAGTAGATGACATTTCAATTAATGATTCCAAAAGTCAGATTGGCAGCAGTAAAGATTCTGAACTGGTAATCACCCGAATGTCGTGCTGTTGTAAATCTTAGCAGGAAAAGAGGCGAAAAGGAcaccaagaactcaggccaaaaTAACAGGTCTCTTGTAGGTTTAATTccaatacaaatgaaatgaaaacgccaggacaaggccttgttttggtattcttcctcagctagaaaATTAAGAGACCCTATGTTAATTATCATATCCAAAGTCTGAAGTTGTCAACAGATTTAGTCATCTACAGATTTACAAACACATATATGAAATATACAAAGAAATGTACAGGGAAAGTTAATATTACCTACTAGTGTCTTAAgagttttcaggtcaaagtgtaccaattaTTTCGAGTTGAGTGACTCAAATGCGTTTGTGGAATTTAAGAGAAAGATAAGGTGTGGTCTGCTAAAGAATTAAAGTGGCAGTGGTACAGTTTGAGATTACAAAAAGAGTTATAACAATCTACTGAGAGAATTTAAAGCAACAGTGATACAGTTGGTCTTAAAGTTACAGTATAAATTAGAGCTAATTATAGAAAGGAAGCAAAGTCCTGATGGTTGTTCAGACCCCGGAGAGAAATCATATTGAAAAGATGGATAAATTTGGTTTCTTGTTGCAAGAGAAGTCTATCAGAGTTCTTGCGATGGAAACGATCTAGGGGCAGCTTCCATATAACgaagaataagaaatcatcttctgtgtgtttttgtattacaaacctcaaggaattaaacctacaagagacttgttattttggcctgagtccttagtgtccttttcctcctcttttcctgCATTATTCTACCAAGAACTCCGAATTCCCTCTGTTGTAATCTTAGGGCATTGCTAAATGTGGGTATAATGAAGCAAAGTGTTGGATTCTTTTCGTATGCCCTTCcgtattcctattcctaaaaagCATCCTAAGAGTAGGGAAAATGTGTGACGAATGAGCAAGATTGAAAGGACATAATTTAGATATTCTTTTCTGAGTAGCAGAAGAGAGATACACAAGTTTCTGTTGCTGAGGAGAGGGGGTTCCTCCTGTGGGTTTTTACACCCGTGTTAACAAGAAAATAAACAGATACGCACCAAAATGATGAAGAATTGTTTTTTATGAAATCTTTTGCTACTTTAGGTGAAAAGTTCATTAGTTCACTGGTGGTCTGGTATGCATCAGGTTTTATGCATCAGCATCAAGACTTTGTAGTATACTATAAATTATTCCAATGATTTACCATTTATTTACAGTAcagtgatgatgaagaagaaatgcACTCCGTTACGCAAGGAGATAAGCTTCGTGCCCTGAAAAGTAAACGGCAGTCGAAAGCAAACTCAGTTCCGCTAACGTAAGTTAACTTTATTTTGCATCTGCAAATGCAAAAGCCTCTTTCTTAAAGACTGACTTCCTCAGTATGTTTTTAGGTACTCTAAAAGTTGCACACAATTAATTCATTGCCACTCGCTGTCGCCTTGATGTCCAAATCTTCTCATTCCCTTACCATCAGTAAATTCTCCTCTCCGCCACTGTGAGTTTCACATCTCCTAACATATCAGGCTCATTGGCTAAATCACAAAACACTTACTAAACCGAACATTACATCAATGCCTAAAAGCTTCtttgtttcagtgtattttttaaaacaaaactgctaCAAAACAAGGCCCTTCCAAGATTGGTTTTCCTGCCCATAACTTAGAAGTTTCTTGATTTTTGCCTTTAGGCAaactgctgctggatcaggtccctgtgtttgtgtgtgtgaatgtgaagGCTTTTGGCCAAAAGAAGTTCCTTTGCATGTGCATTATGGTTAGAAAAAAAGCATATCGGGTAAAAAGTATgcaatacttttaaaatataattttaatgtaGAAAAGCAGcacatctccctctctctctctctctctctgttttgtttgaagtgtgtatgtatgttttgATGCTGGTGTTGCTGTTAGATCAGGCAGGCCAAATATTAGTCAAGCAGATGTAGCCTAATTGATGGATGCTCCCACAGAGAGCATTTAATACCGGTGCGCTATATTATGAGCAAGgttttgtgtctctgtgtttttAAGGGCGGagattgcactcaggtcctgctttttagCTTCCCATAAGTACctggttgccactgtgagaacaggatgctagactgaaTGGACCATcggcctgttccagcaggctcttaaaTTGTATTCTTAAATGGCATTTGGACAAACCTATCCAAATAGTTAATTTGCAGCTAAGGCAGAGTTTGCGGGGGGTGTGGGGCAGTTAGGTGAAAAGTGATTTGCAGAATCCTTCTTAGATTTACCCTGTAAATCAAAGGAAGGTTAAAATAATCTCCCTAGAAATACAGCATGGCCTTTGAACAGggaagggattcccccccccaatagcaccAAAGAACACGGATAgagctattttctttttttcaactgcGACTGGCTAAAATGTAccactcatttctttttttaaaaaaaaaagttcttgatTTTCCCGTTTGATTTCATATCCATCTCTTCCTTCCCACCCTCACTCCCTTTTTAGATGTCTCCTAGCTATGCTGGTCTCTGTCCTGAGTAGCATTGTCATCTGGTGGATTGTGTGTGGCTCCCTTCTTCCCAACCTCCTATTCTGTCTAGATGGGTTAAGAACCTAGGTCCACCAGGACCTCCCTTGACAGAGTCATAGTGTAAGTGTGTCCCTATTACATTCTTTACAGAAGTTCACCTTCTGGCCTCTTTCATAAATGCATGCACCAAGCTTTTAcagccttcttcttttttcctaccccaccccccttttttttggcaaGGCTTCATGGAACCTGGGCTACTTGCTTTTACAAGAAAAACTGATTGTGATTTTGTGTGCTTTAGAATTGCCCTTCGAAAACTTGCAGACATTTGCAGGATGGATGGTGTTTTTTTCTTGTCTGGTGTTTCCTCCTATCGGCATATGATGAAAGGTCGTTTGGGGTTTCTCCATCTCCTAGTTCTGGACTAGTTTGAATAGCTACCTTGCCTCAGTAATCTGTGCTGGATTTCGATTCTCAGATTATTATGGATTTGAAAAGATGCTTTGTCAGTGCAGTATAGGTCAGACACTGAAACTTGCAATCCTATGCGTGCTTCCCTGTGAACAAAGccgcataggattgtgctgtaaaaggGATGTAACAGGACAAAGCTATTTTCTGGATTGCGGGTATTCTGGATTTTTTTGCATATAAAAGTCTTAAATCCCACCTTTCTGTCTGATTTAGGGTGGAAATGTAGAATAGTTTATGAAAAAGGAAATTTTGTGGTGTCTTGGATTGTACTGGGCCGATTTAAGGAACGAGGCCTTTCGCCCCCTAGTGATACTTTGGAATATTTCACATTTTCCTATATCTTTAACAAGAAGGTTTTGTGTTGAGCAGCTTGTGCTTCATTGCGACTTTCAGTCCTTAACTCTGCTCACCCTTACTAGCTTAATCGGTTATATGCTCCAATTTAAACCTACAGAAATGAGGCACAGATGATTTCCTTAACTTtataaatatagaatcatagaattgtacagctggaagtgATTCCCAgagcaatctagtccaaccccctgcaatgcagggaataaAGAGAAAGAGCTGGATGTCATTCATATTGCTGGAACCTTGCTCCAAAACCCTTGATCCTAGCAGTTTCATACAGGTGCTTTATAGCTGCTGACCATTGTCTTGCTTTCTGTTATTTCTGGAAAGTAGCATATCCTgcattttcaattttaaaaatgcagtaaatcACTGTATACACATCAGCCTTAGTGTGCTTAGAATAGCTTGCATTTTATTAACTCCTGGAGACTTGAGACACATTTCTTGTCTCGCAGTAGAAGCAATGAGCTATGCATTGCAACCAGTGAAATGAATTGGTGGATGCAGCTGCAAGTCACAAAGTGAAAGAGGCAATGACAGTGAGGGATTAAACTGTCTCTTCCCTTTGCAGCTGCCACTACAGTTGCAGTCTTGCAGAACCTGTCACTTACCTGAAAGGCACCCACTTACAAaatgtggggggagagggagtggTCACTGCTGTAGGAGAGGGATTTAGCATCTTAATGGAGCAATCCTTTGTCTCTGGGAGTGCTGTTATGATGGAGATGGAGGTGGACCATTGAGGAGACACTTAGATCTCCACTGGCATAGACCTTCCACCAGTGATGTTGGGTGGAGGAGGTAAGAAAGGGGGCTGATCGGGGCTGACTATGGATACCCCAGAACCATAGGCCCTTTGTTTCCCTCACATGCCCACAGAATCACTGAAACAATGCCTGTCATTCCCTCCTATTTCAGCCCCTGGCAGGGGGATGAAATCTGTTGTCCCCCACCTCCTGCTCT from Lacerta agilis isolate rLacAgi1 chromosome 11, rLacAgi1.pri, whole genome shotgun sequence harbors:
- the CDC14B gene encoding dual specificity protein phosphatase CDC14B isoform X2, coding for MNAGKDFRLCAEVAKDRVYFAILFHKPKSGSSSTHYFCVDDEYVYENFYADFGPLNLAMIYRYCCKLNKKLKSFTMLRKKIVHYTGFDQKKQVNAAFLIGCYAIIYLRESPENIYRHLVSENVTYLPFRDAAFGTCSFHLTLLDCFQAVNKALRYGFLDFNSFDVDEYEHYERAENGDFNWIIPKKFIAFSGPHSRSKIENGYPHHAPEAYFPYFRRHNVTTVIRLNKRVYDARRFKEAGFEHYELFFADGSIPNDAIIRTFLSICENAEGAIAVHCKAGLGRTGTLIACYIMKHYRMTAAEAIAWIRICRPGSVIGAQQHFLLEKQSELWLEGDILRAKLRKTAKYTVTKILSGVDDISINDSKSQIGSSKDSELYSDDEEEMHSVTQGDKLRALKSKRQSKANSVPLTVILQSSVQKSKQPESSNSDSSGHSKRTTRSTARKGSFKSLMPQRERRKRDTLQQMRLCSAPNPRTRTVLR
- the CDC14B gene encoding dual specificity protein phosphatase CDC14B isoform X6 codes for the protein MNAGKDFRLCAEVAKDRVYFAILFHKPKSGSSSTHYFCVDDEYVYENFYADFGPLNLAMIYRYCCKLNKKLKSFTMLRKKIVHYTGFDQKKQVNAAFLIGCYAIIYLRESPENIYRHLVSENVTYLPFRDAAFGTCSFHLTLLDCFQAVNKALRYGFLDFNSFDVDEYEHYERAENGDFNWIIPKKFIAFSGPHSRSKIENGYPHHAPEAYFPYFRRHNVTTVIRLNKRVYDARRFKEAGFEHYELFFADGSIPNDAIIRTFLSICENAEGAIAVHCKAGLGRTGTLIACYIMKHYRMTAAEAIAWIRICRPGSVIGAQQHFLLEKQSELWLEGDILRAKLRKTAKYTVTKILSGVDDISINDSKSQIGSSKDSELYSDDEEEMHSVTQGDKLRALKSKRQSKANSVPLTCLLAMLVSVLSSIVIWWIVCGSLLPNLLFCLDGLRT
- the CDC14B gene encoding dual specificity protein phosphatase CDC14B isoform X3, producing MNAGKDFRLCAEVAKDRVYFAILFHKPKSGSSSTHYFCVDDEYVYENFYADFGPLNLAMIYRYCCKLNKKLKSFTMLRKKIVHYTGFDQKKQVNAAFLIGCYAIIYLRESPENIYRHLVSENVTYLPFRDAAFGTCSFHLTLLDCFQAVNKALRYGFLDFNSFDVDEYEHYERAENGDFNWIIPKKFIAFSGPHSRSKIENGYPHHAPEAYFPYFRRHNVTTVIRLNKRVYDARRFKEAGFEHYELFFADGSIPNDAIIRTFLSICENAEGAIAVHCKAGLGRTGTLIACYIMKHYRMTAAEAIAWIRICRPGSVIGAQQHFLLEKQSELWLEGDILRAKLRKTAKYTVTKILSGVDDISINDSKSQIGSSKDSELYSDDEEEMHSVTQGDKLRALKSKRQSKANSVPLTVILQSSVQKSKQPESSNSDSSGHSKRTTRSTARKGSFKSLMPQRERRKRDTLQQMRLCAPNPRTRTVLR
- the CDC14B gene encoding dual specificity protein phosphatase CDC14B isoform X1, coding for MKRKTSAAGGRRNSAPATLPDTPPPAVKKTRSTATLPAVLEGDEQAPRPLRRELYLQITDRVYFAILFHKPKSGSSSTHYFCVDDEYVYENFYADFGPLNLAMIYRYCCKLNKKLKSFTMLRKKIVHYTGFDQKKQVNAAFLIGCYAIIYLRESPENIYRHLVSENVTYLPFRDAAFGTCSFHLTLLDCFQAVNKALRYGFLDFNSFDVDEYEHYERAENGDFNWIIPKKFIAFSGPHSRSKIENGYPHHAPEAYFPYFRRHNVTTVIRLNKRVYDARRFKEAGFEHYELFFADGSIPNDAIIRTFLSICENAEGAIAVHCKAGLGRTGTLIACYIMKHYRMTAAEAIAWIRICRPGSVIGAQQHFLLEKQSELWLEGDILRAKLRKTAKYTVTKILSGVDDISINDSKSQIGSSKDSELYSDDEEEMHSVTQGDKLRALKSKRQSKANSVPLTVILQSSVQKSKQPESSNSDSSGHSKRTTRSTARKGSFKSLMPQRERRKRDTLQQMRLCSAPNPRTRTVLR
- the CDC14B gene encoding dual specificity protein phosphatase CDC14B isoform X5, whose amino-acid sequence is MNAGKDFRLCAEVAKDRVYFAILFHKPKSGSSSTHYFCVDDEYVYENFYADFGPLNLAMIYRYCCKLNKKLKSFTMLRKKIVHYTGFDQKKQVNAAFLIGCYAIIYLRESPENIYRHLVSENVTYLPFRDAAFGTCSFHLTLLDCFQAVNKALRYGFLDFNSFDVDEYEHYERAENGDFNWIIPKKFIAFSGPHSRSKIENGYPHHAPEAYFPYFRRHNVTTVIRLNKRVYDARRFKEAGFEHYELFFADGSIPNDAIIRTFLSICENAEGAIAVHCKAGLGRTGTLIACYIMKHYRMTAAEAIAWIRICRPGSVIGAQQHFLLEKQSELWLEGDILRAKLRKTAKYTVTKILSGVDDISINDSKSQIGSSKDSELYSDDEEEMHSVTQGDKLRALKSKRQSKANSVPLTVILQSSVQKSKQPESSNSDSSGHSKRTTRSTARKGSFKSAPNPRTRTVLR